The Pelagibius sp. CAU 1746 genomic sequence TGGCGCGAAACCGAAACCAGGCTGCATGAAGCCGCGGCGGTGGAGCGCAACGCTCTGCTGTCCGATCAGGCCGGCCGCCTGGAGCGGGATTGGCAGGAGAAGCTGGAGGCCGAGCGTGCTGTCCGCTCGCAGGCCGAGCGCCAGGCCGCCGAAGCGGGGAGGACTCTGGAAGCGATCGAGCGGCGCCTGGCCGAGAGCGAAGCGCGTGCGGTGGAGGCGTCGCAGACGGCCGAGGCGGCGGCGGCAGACGCCGGACGGAAGATCGCGGCCTTAACCGAGGAACGCGACCGCACGCACGCCGAGGCCGAGGCGGCCGGGCGGCGCGCGCAGGAGGCGGAGCAGGCTGCCGCCGCCGCGGGCGAAGCTTCACAGACCGCCGAGCGGGAGATCGCTGTCCTCTCCGAGGAGCTGGATCAGGCGCGCGCCGCTGCGGCCGCTGCCGCACAGGACGCGGAGGCCGGTACCGCGGCGGCTGTCGAGCAGGCGAAGCAGATCGCCGAAGCAACCGCCGTCGCGCGCCTGGAAGAGTCTTACGCGGACTGGAAGGAGGAGACGGAGCGCGTCTTGCAGGAGGAACGGCGCCAGCGCAGCGAGGCGGAAGCCCGCGTGCAGGACCTGGAAACCCGCCTGGTCCTGACCGAGGCCCGCGGCGGTGGAGCGTCCCTGGAAAAGGCCCGTGCCCGCTGGGAGGCGGAGGCGGCGGAAGAGCGCGCGGCGGCCGAGGCACGGGCCGCCGAGGCCGAGGAGAAGCTGACGGAGGCCGAACAACGGCGCAGCGAAGTCGCCGACGCCCTGGCGGCGGAGCAGGCGCGCCGCCGCGAGGCGGAAGCGCGGGTGGAGAGCGGAGCGCGGGAGCTGCAGCGCCGTCTGGACGAGGCGGAGGAGAAGCTGGCCGAGGCGGCCGCCGGGCCTGCGCCGGAGGAGATCGAGGCTGAAACCCGCGCGCGCATCGACGCGGCGGCGCAGGAGGCTGCCAAGCAAGCGAGACGCGATGCCGAGGCGCGGGCCGAGGCCCGGTTGGAGACGGCCAAGACGGAGTGGCGATACGACAGCGAGCGCTATGCGGAGACGGCGCGCCTTCACCGCGCCGAGGCCGAGACCGAACAGCAGCGCCTCGCCGCCCGTCTGGCCGAAGCCGAGGCGCGCCTGGCCGAGGCTCAGGCGAAGCTGGTCACCGTCGAGGTGAAGGCTGAGGCCGAAGGCAAGGCGAAGGTCGCCGCCGCGGTCGAAGAAGCGGTGGCGCAGGCGGTGCAGAGCGTGGCGCAGGAGGCCGAAGCGGCCGCCGAGGCGCGCGTGCAGAACGCCCGTGCGCGCTGGCAGGAGGAGTCCGAAGCCAAGGAGGCCCGCGTCCGCGAAGAACTGGCGCGCGAGCAGCAGCAGCGCTCCAAGACCGAGGCCGCGCTACAGGAGCTGCAAAGCCGCCTGGAAGATGCGGAAACCCAGGGACAGGCGACCCGCAAGGCCGAGATCCAGCAGCATCTCGCGGAGCAGAAGGACTTCCTGGAACAGGCCTGGGAAGAGAAGCTGGCGGTCGAGCGTTCCTACCGCGAAGCGGCGGAGGCCACCGCGGCCGCGGCCGAGCAGCGCCTGGCCGCGCAGGCGGGTGAGTTGGAGGCTTCGCGCACCCGTGCGGCCGCCGCCGAGGCGACGGCGCTGGCCAAGTGGAACAAGGAAGGCGAGGAGCGCATCGCCGAAGCCGTCTCCCAGGCGATTCTCCGCACCGAGGCCAAGGCCAAGGCGCAGCTCGAGGAGGCGCGCAGGAGCTGGGAGGAGGATACCCGCGAGCAGATCTCGGCGGCGCGCACGCAGTGGCACAACGAAGAGTCGAAGCGGCTGTCGTCGGCGCGCTCCGAGTGGCAGAAGGAACTCCAGGTCCAGAACAAGCAGAAGCGCGGGGTGCTGCGCTCGCTGGCGCGCCGCCAGCGCTTGGGAGCCTATCTCCAGCCCTTGAAGAAGATCCTTCTGATCGGCGGCGTCGCGGCGGGCGGCTGGTTCCTCTACCGCAGGTTCGGGGCAAGCCTGGATCTGACCGGTTTCGATCTGAGCGGCCTTGGCCTGGATGGCCTCGGCGCCTGGCTGGACGACGGCCAAGCGGCGGCCGGCGAGGCCTGGGCTTTCGTGAAAGCCCAGTTCGACCTGCTGCTGGCTTGGGTGCTGCAGTTCGCCGGCTGAGGCCGCGGCGTCGAGAGGGCCGCGCCGGCGGTGCGACGGACGCCCCCTGCGGCCAAATACGACCTTCCCCTCGCGGCTTTTTCAGCTATGGTGCGGCCTCTTTTACCTCCTCAAGAGTCCCCAAGCTGTCCCCAGTGGAGAAGCCATGACCGCCTTGCTGCCCAACGTCGATCCTGATGGGCTCCTCGAATACTCCGTGGTTTTCACGGACCGTGCCCTGAACCACATGTCCCAGGCCTTCCAGGGCGTTATGGTGGATATCTCCACCACCCTGAAAAAGGTCTACAACGTTGGCGGCTCCGGCGGCGTGGCCGTGGTGCCGGGCGGCGGCACCTACGCCATGGAGGCGGTGGCCCGCCAGCTCGCCACGGGCAGGAAGGCGCTGGTGATCCGCAACGGCTGGTTCTCCTACCGCTGGACTCAGATCCTCGAGGCCGGGAGCATTCCCGCCGAGACCATCGTCCTGAAGGCCCGCCAGATCGAGCAGGGACGCCAGGCCGCCTTCGCGCCGGCGCCCATCGAGGAGGTGACGGCGGCGATCCGCGAGGCGAAGCCCGACGTGGTCTTCGCGCCGCACGTGGAGACGGCCTCCGGCATGATCCTGCCGGAGGACTACATGAAAGCGGTGGCCGAGGCGGTGCACGAGGCCGGCGGCCTCTTCGTGCTCGACTGCATCGCCTCCGGCACGGTCTGGGTGAACATGCAGGCCGTGGGCGTCGACGTGCTGATCTCCGCTCCGCAGAAGGGCTGGTCCTCCTCGCCCTGCAGCGGATTGGTCATGCTGAGCGCCGCGGCAAAGGAAAAGGTGAAGGCGACGCAGAGCTCCTCCTTCGCCTGCGATTTGAAGAAGTGGCTGGAGATCATGGAAGCCTACGAAAATGGCGGCCATGCCTATCACGCCACCATGCCGACGGATGCGCTGCGCGGCTTCTGCGAATCGATGAAGGAGACCGAGGCTTACGGCTTCGAAAAGGTGATGGCCGAGCAGCTGGAACTGGGCGCCAAGGTGCGCGAACTCTTGGCCGCGCGGGGCTTCAAGTCTGTCGCCGCGGCGGGCTTCGAAGCGCCGGGCGTGGTGGTCTGCTACACCGACGATCCGGGCATCAAGTCGGGCGCCAAGTTCGCCGCCGAGGGTTTGCAGACCGCCGCCGGCGTGCCGCTGATGTGCGACGAGCCGGAAGATTTCCAGACCTTCCGCGTCGGCCTCTTCGGCCTCGACAAGCTGCACAACGTGGAGCGCAGTGTGACCAACCTGGCCCAGGCGCTGGACAAGATCACCGGCGGCACGAACGTCAGGTAGCGGATCTGGCGTTCTTCCTGGCGACCGGATGAGGGCCTCTCGGCCCGAAGGGAGGATTGAGCGTTTCTTTTGCCGGCAAATGCTCTAGGTTGCAGCCAGATGCGCAACCCGGACACGGACGCGGATCTCGCGTGTGCCGTAACGCCGGCCACCTCGCTCCCTTGCTGAGCGCTCGGCCATGAGCTTGCGCGAACTCTTCCGCTGCGGCACCCAAGCCCTTGTCGCCGGACTGTCCGAGAAACCAAACAGCGAGGACGATGATGGCGAGAAGGCCCAATTACGATTTTGAACGCAGGGAGCGCGAGCGGCTGAAAGCGGAGAAAAAGGCGAAGCGCGCGGCCGAGAAAAAGGAAGCGCGCGAAGAGAAAACGCGACAAGACGACGCGCCGGAGAGCGGCGATAGCCAGGATGCCGGATCACCGACGACGGAATAGTGGTCACGGATGTATTTCCAGAGCGGCGTTACCGCCTTACTTTGCCGGGCCCAGCGAGCGGGTCAGCGATGAACGGAGACTGCAAAATGGCTCGCAGAAAGACCAGCGGCAAAACCGCCGCATACACGACCTTTAACGTGACCTACGAAGACGGGTCGGTCACGTCGAACAGGCGTGTGCCGAACGAACTGCTCGACCTATCTTTCGGCGATCAGCTGCTGGACCTGGCGCGCACCGCCATTCAGGAACAAGATAACGAGATCGCCGCGCTTTCCAACCAGAGGCGGGCAAAGATCAAGGCGATCGTAAAGGTCTGAGGCATCAGACGAAGTATGGTCTGGGCGGACGCCGCGGCGCCGCCGCTCAATTGCCGGCCGCCGCTTTCTCCTGGAATTCCGAAATGGCCTGCAGAAAGGGCTCCGCGAAGTCGCGGACCTTGGCCTCGCCGACACCGAAGACGCGGGCGAAGGCGATGCGGTCGCCCGGCTTGTCGCGCGCCATCTCGATGAGGGAGCGGTCGCCGAAGATAACGTAGGCGGGCACGCCGCGTTCCTTGGCGAAGGTCAGGCGCAGGTCCTTTAGCGCGGCCAGCAGGGGCTCGTCGGCGGTGGAGAGTTCGGCCTCCGCCATGGCCTTTCTGGCGCGCGCCGTCGCCTTGCTGCCGCGCGAGCGCGCGGTGTCGCGGCGGAAGCGGAACTCGCCGTCGCCGTCCAGCAGCCGCCGGCCCGCCTCGGTGAGGCTGAGGCCGCCATGGCCGGTGATGTCCAGGCGCAGCAGCTCGGCGGCGGTAAGCTGGCGCAGGATCGAGCGCCAGGTCTCCTTGTCCTCGGCCTTGCCGGCGCCATAGGCGGGCAGGCGGTCGTGGCTCTGGCCGCGGATCTTCTCGGTGTCGGCGCCGCGCAGCAGGTCGACGATGTGGGCGGCGCCGAAGCGCTCGCCGCTCTGCGCCACCGCAGCCAGCGCCTGCTGCGCCATCACCGTGCCGTCTTCGGTGGCCGGCGGGTTGAGGCAGACGTCGCAGTTGCCGCAGGGCCCGCCGTTCTCCGCCAGATAATCCTCGCCGAAGTAGCCGAGCAACGCCTGGCGGCGGCATTGCGCCGTCTCGCAGTAGGAGATCAGGGCGTCGAGGCGCTTGTGCTCGCGGCGCTTGTGATCGGTATCGCCCCCCTTTCCATCTTGGCCATCGTCCTCGATGAACATGCGGCGCTGGCGGATATCGTTTAGCCCGTAGAGCATGAAGGCCTCGGCCGGGCGGCCGTCGCGCCCGGCGCGGCCCAGCTCCTGGTAATAGGCCTCCATGTTGGCCGGCAGGTTGGCATGGAAGACGTAGCGCACGTCCGGCTTGTCGATGCCCATGCCGAAGGCGATGGTCGCAGCCATGACGACGCCGGGCTCGGTCATGAAAAGGTTCTGGTGATGGGCGCGCGTGGCGCTGTCCAGGCCGGCGTGGTAGGGCAGGGCGCGCAGGCCTTCCCTGGCCAGCAGTTCCGCGGCCTCCTCGGTCTTGCGCCGTGACAGGCAGTAGACGATCCCGCTTTCGCCCGGCCGTGCCTTCACGTAGTCCAAGAGTTGGTGCTTCCATTCGCGCTGCAACTCCACGGCCAGGCTGATGTTGGGCCGGTCGAAGCCGGTGACGAAGGTCCGCCCTTTCCCTTGAAACAGTTTCGCCGCGATGTCCTGCTGCGTCGCCTCGTCGGCGGTGGCGGTGAAGGCGGCCAGCGGCACCGCTGGGAAGATCTCGGGCAGGCGCGCCAGGGCCTCGTACTCCGGCCGGAAGGAGGGACCCCAGCGGGAAATGCAATGGGCCTCGTCGATGGCGACGAGCGAAAGTGGCAGGCGGCGCAGGGCGGCGAGCATGCGCTCGGTCATGAGGCGCTCTGGCGAAATGTAGAGCAGGCTGAGTTCGCCGGCGGCCACCTTGCGCCAGGCGGCCACGTTGGTCTCCCGGCTGCGCGAGGAATTGATGGTCTCGGCGGCGACGCCGTCCAGCTTCAGGGCCGCAACCTGGTCCTCCATGAGGGCGACCAGCGGCGAGACCACCAGGGTCAGGCCCTGCTTCACCAGGGCCGGGACCTGGAAGCACAGCGACTTGCCGGAGCCCGTGGGCATCACGGTCAACACGCTCTCGCCGGCCAGGATGGCGGCGATGACCTCCTCCTGGCCCGGCCGGAAGCTGGCATAGCCGAAGGTGTCTTTCAGAACCTGGAAAGCGGGAGAATCCGGGGGGAGGACGTTGAGCGAAACTGACATGTTCAGGTTTTGGCACGCTGGGCAGAGTCGGGTCCAGGGGGGCACCCCCACCGGACGGCGGCTTATGGTCCACTATTTCGTTTTTTCCTTGGCCCCTAGACCCAACTGCCCGAACAGCGCCCCGACGATTGTCCCTGCGATCGCGAAAAGCCCTTCGTAGGGGACATGGTCACCGGGGAGCGCCAGGACGATGATGAAGACCCCGGCGATCAAGGAAAGTCCGACAACCTGGGTTGCGTCGGGCCCCCAGCCTTGCGCCCCGCCCTCGTTTCCTTGCGGCTTGTGATTTCGCATGGCCCGGCAGAGGTTCAGGATCGTGATCAGGTTGAGAAGGATGGCCGTAAGGCAAGCCGCCCCGAAAATGATGAAATCCACAGAGAGGAAGCCTGCGAAGGCCCCCGAGGTATCGATAGCGTCACCGGCCATTGTCATCTCGTTTTGCCAGGGGTACGGAACTGCGTCTTGCCGGCCATATTGTTGCAAATGGATCGTTGTTTGCAACCTCAAGGTGGGTTCTCCGGGTGTTGTCGCTTCGTCGCGCAAACCGAATCCCGCAATGGTCCGTCGAAGCTTGCGGCAGCCGCCGCGGATCGGGCGGACCGGCACAAAGCGGGGCGAGGCAGCGAGCCTCCTCCGGCCTGGCGCCGTCCTCAGTAACCAGGCGGCTCCTTGGCCCAGACGGTGCCGGATTTGCCGATTTCGTAGCCCAGGTCATACAGGGCTTTCATGTAGGCCTGATCGAATGGCTCGTTCAGAGGGACGTCGAAGGTCGGCGGGATGAACGCGAGGTTGAAGTCGACGCCGTCGCGCTGGGCCAGTGTGTAGATTCGATAGAGATCCCCGACGCCTTGATTCTGTATCAATGACGAGATCGCCCGGCTGCCGATGCTGTAGGTGACCCGGTCGGTTTCCGCCCACTGTGGATCGAGGCGTCCGTTGCGGATGATGTAGGCGCGCCGTTCTCGTTGCACTTTCTCTTCCTGCGACACGTCCTTCACATGCAAGGCGCCTGGATATACGAACACCTGGGCGCTCGCGCCGCCGTCCACATGCATTTCCTGGTAGCTCTGTCCGTCGACTTCGACGTCGATCATGGTCGGCGGAAAGGCCGCTGGAATCGCGGCCGATGCCACCAGCACGTCATGGATAAGATCCAGCGCACCCGGATGGCCGCTGGCGGCGATCTTTGTGATGTTCCAGACGACGGGCCGCCGTGCGTCGATATTGGTCGTGCCGATCAGAAGCACGCGCCCCTTGGCATGTTCTTCGGCTATGGCGCGGAGCATGGTC encodes the following:
- a CDS encoding alanine--glyoxylate aminotransferase family protein → MTALLPNVDPDGLLEYSVVFTDRALNHMSQAFQGVMVDISTTLKKVYNVGGSGGVAVVPGGGTYAMEAVARQLATGRKALVIRNGWFSYRWTQILEAGSIPAETIVLKARQIEQGRQAAFAPAPIEEVTAAIREAKPDVVFAPHVETASGMILPEDYMKAVAEAVHEAGGLFVLDCIASGTVWVNMQAVGVDVLISAPQKGWSSSPCSGLVMLSAAAKEKVKATQSSSFACDLKKWLEIMEAYENGGHAYHATMPTDALRGFCESMKETEAYGFEKVMAEQLELGAKVRELLAARGFKSVAAAGFEAPGVVVCYTDDPGIKSGAKFAAEGLQTAAGVPLMCDEPEDFQTFRVGLFGLDKLHNVERSVTNLAQALDKITGGTNVR
- the recQ gene encoding DNA helicase RecQ, which codes for MSVSLNVLPPDSPAFQVLKDTFGYASFRPGQEEVIAAILAGESVLTVMPTGSGKSLCFQVPALVKQGLTLVVSPLVALMEDQVAALKLDGVAAETINSSRSRETNVAAWRKVAAGELSLLYISPERLMTERMLAALRRLPLSLVAIDEAHCISRWGPSFRPEYEALARLPEIFPAVPLAAFTATADEATQQDIAAKLFQGKGRTFVTGFDRPNISLAVELQREWKHQLLDYVKARPGESGIVYCLSRRKTEEAAELLAREGLRALPYHAGLDSATRAHHQNLFMTEPGVVMAATIAFGMGIDKPDVRYVFHANLPANMEAYYQELGRAGRDGRPAEAFMLYGLNDIRQRRMFIEDDGQDGKGGDTDHKRREHKRLDALISYCETAQCRRQALLGYFGEDYLAENGGPCGNCDVCLNPPATEDGTVMAQQALAAVAQSGERFGAAHIVDLLRGADTEKIRGQSHDRLPAYGAGKAEDKETWRSILRQLTAAELLRLDITGHGGLSLTEAGRRLLDGDGEFRFRRDTARSRGSKATARARKAMAEAELSTADEPLLAALKDLRLTFAKERGVPAYVIFGDRSLIEMARDKPGDRIAFARVFGVGEAKVRDFAEPFLQAISEFQEKAAAGN
- a CDS encoding patatin-like phospholipase family protein, with protein sequence MVGRTFSASLFVLFLAGSSLLQGCAAPARLPAVPEDRQSAAAVAGMPGIRYWQEADIPMLIEDGKQSYYRELDLWQASGQQGELPPASYLAVSGGGEDGAFGAGLLVGWSEAGTRPEFKLVTGISTGALTAPFAFLGSSYDKQLKDVYTTISARDVLVERGLAALIFDDALSDNAPLRKLIARYFDETMLRAIAEEHAKGRVLLIGTTNIDARRPVVWNITKIAASGHPGALDLIHDVLVASAAIPAAFPPTMIDVEVDGQSYQEMHVDGGASAQVFVYPGALHVKDVSQEEKVQRERRAYIIRNGRLDPQWAETDRVTYSIGSRAISSLIQNQGVGDLYRIYTLAQRDGVDFNLAFIPPTFDVPLNEPFDQAYMKALYDLGYEIGKSGTVWAKEPPGY